A window of Theropithecus gelada isolate Dixy chromosome 14, Tgel_1.0, whole genome shotgun sequence contains these coding sequences:
- the LOC112607294 gene encoding LOW QUALITY PROTEIN: olfactory receptor 5D13-like (The sequence of the model RefSeq protein was modified relative to this genomic sequence to represent the inferred CDS: substituted 1 base at 1 genomic stop codon) produces the protein MMASDGNQSGTPTFILLGFSQYPEIQVPLFLVFLFVYTVAVVGNLGMIIIIKLNSKLHTIMYFFLSHLSLVDFCFSTVVTPKLLENLVVEDRTISFSGCIMQFCFACIFGVTETFMLAAMAYERFVAVCKPLLYATIMSQKLCALLVAGSYTWGIACSLTLTYFLLELSFCESTFINNFVCDHSVIVSASYSDPYVSLMLCFIIAIFNEVSSLIIILTXYMLIFITIMRIPSASGRQKTFSTCASHLTAITIFHGTILFLYCAPNPKTSSLIVKVASIFYTVAIPMLNPLIYSLRNKDVKNMFEKLVVTKLT, from the coding sequence ATGATGGCATCTGATGGAAATCAAAGTGGCACACCCACTTTTATTCTCTTGGGTTTTTCCCAATACCCAGAAATCCAGGTTCCactctttttggttttcttgttcGTCTACACAGTCGCTGTAGTGGGGAATCTGGGCATGATAATAATCATCAAACTCAACTCAAAACTCCATACGATCATGTACTTTTTCCTTAGCCACTTGTCCTTGGTAGATTTCTGTTTTTCCACTGTAGTTACACCTAAACTGTTGGAGAACTTGGTTGTGGAAGACAGAACCATATCTTTCTCTGGTTGCATCATGCAATTTTGTTTTGCTTGCATATTTGGAGTGACAGAAACTTTCATGTTAGCGGCAATGGCTTATGAGCGTTTTGTGGCGGTTTGTAAACCCTTACTCTATGCCACTATTATGTCTCAGAAGCTCTGTGCTCTTCTGGTGGCTGGGTCCTACACATGGGGGATAGCGTGCTCCCTGACACTcacatattttcttcttgaacTGTCGTTTTGTGAATCTAcctttataaataattttgtctGTGACCACTCTGTAATTGTTTCTGCCTCCTACTCAGACCCCTATGTCAGCCTAATGCTATGCTTTATTATTGCCATATTCAATGAGGTGAGCAGCCTAATTATCATTCTGACATAATATATGCTTATTTTCATTACCATTATGAGGATTCCTTCTGCAAGTGGGCGTCAGAAAACCTTCTCCACCTGTGCCTCCCACTTGACGGCCATCACCATCTTCCATGGAACTATCCTTTTCCTTTACTGTGCTCCTAATCCTAAAACTTCTAGCCTGATAGTTAAAGTGGCTTCTATATTTTACACAGTGGCGATTCCAATGCTGAATCCATTGATCTATAGCCTTAGGAACAAAGATGTCAAGAACATGTTTGAAAAATTAGTTGTCACCAAATTGACTTAA